The Silene latifolia isolate original U9 population chromosome Y, ASM4854445v1, whole genome shotgun sequence sequence TAAGCTGCTAATCTGAGTTCACTTTGTGTTTGTTTAAGAGATGTTTTTATGATTACAAAAAGCTCATCATAgatattttgattaaaaaaaattcaacatTTCTACTCCATTTGATTTTAGTCTTTAAAAGTTAATAGTGTTATCTTGTACACTAAGATTATGTTTTCGCAATTCATCAGCTTGACATCCCAGTCTCGAAGTTATTTTCGGTCCAACATAGCACAACTTATGATTCATTGAGCATGGAAGAGAACATATCATAACTTATGATTCATTGAGCATGGAAGCGCAGAAAAATCAGTGAGATACTTTATATGCTTCTCAATCAATTTACTCAAACACTTCATACTATCCAGGCTGCTTCTCCATCTCTACTCCTCTAACTTTTCTTTGCGTTCCCTTGTCCATTCTCGCTACTCGTTTCTATTGAAATGAACTGATTTAATAACAGGCAATGCATTTTCGTTTAAAAAACCACTCTATGCAGTAGCCCAATTTTCAACACATCTCAAATCCGTATGCAAAATGTACTAATGCAAGTATGCAACAGCGACCTATGATATTTGTGAAACATACCATTGGTTCAAGCTCAACGATTTCTGAGGTTCCTAACCCAGAAATCCCAGCACCTTGAAGTGAATTTAAATGTAGGTCCTTTTCATTTAGCGATAATTCCAGAGCTACTTTTCGTCGTGATAACTCATCCACCTTATTTCTTTCAGCTTGTAACAATGCATCCTTATTCTGTGCTGCTATCCGTGAGTCTTCCAGTTCAGATATTATGGACGTGATGTCTTTTTGAAGGTTCTCCTTGCATTGAGCATAATTCTTACTAATATCATCGCCATCATGGGCGTCACGCATCAAAACATGAGACAGGGTTATATCTAACCATGCCAAAAACTCGTGAAGATCAGCATAACTTTGCTCCTTCGACATCTTCGAAGCTTCTAAAGCATCGTTCGTGCATCTGGTGACCTCTTGCCTAAGAAAAGAAATTTCAGAATCACGGTCTTGTAACTGTGATTGAAGACCTTCAATTTCCGAAAGGAGACCTTCAGACATTCGGTGCAGCTCATCAAATTTGCTCACAGTAATAGAGAGCTTTTTCGCAGCCTTGGCACGATAAGCTTCTACATGCTCCAACTCTGAGTTTTTTTGCTGCAACGTGCTTTCCAACTCCTCAACCTTGCTTCTCAGGGCTTCCATCTGATTCTCCTCTTCATCTAGTGCTTGCATCAGAGTCTCGATTtctaaaaatgaaagaaaaaagatCGGTCAATTTGTTGAAAAAACAAAGAGCTGTCCACAGTTCCAAAAGGCAGATCATGATTTATATATAAAGACCTTGTTCTTTGGCAGCCACTATAGTATTCATTGCCTTAACTTTCTCTCCTAACTCAATGGAACTGACATGTTCCCGCTGTAATTCTACTATCCTCTGCTCCAACAAGGTCTGTTCCTTCCCCATTGTTTCCATCTTACTCTCCAATTCATGAGCATATTCATTCGCTGATCTCAAATCACGAGAATAATTTGCAGCAGTACTCTCAGCTTCTTTGATTTGACCAACAAGCTCCATACAGATCCGTTCCCTCTGGATATCCTTCTCCTGAAGCTCCTTCTGCAAATCCAGTACGATACTTCTCATTTCTTTAGTACGACTTTCTCTATCCTCGCTTTCAATGTGGACGAAATCTTTTACAGCCTCTATAAGAATTTCGGTAAGAGCTTTTATACATTCCTCAGACGAGGAAAGAGAAGACCCATAAAAAAATCCGCCCTCAAATGATGGCAATGACGGTAAGTTGACACTAAAATCTGCAGAAGCCAAACTCTGTCCGTTCAACTGGGCTTTTCTGTTCTTAATCTCAGTTATTGAGCTGCAACATGCTTCATAAAGCAAAGATAAGCTTTTACGCAACACAGCTCCTTCCATATCTCGTTCATTCATGATTGATTCAAGATGAATCTTCTGACCCTTGACCAATTCCAAGGAGTTTCTTTGAGAGTCTACAACTCCCAACATGGTGGTAACAGCATCATTGAACTGGTCCACTTCTGTTCTTAAAGACATAGAGCGGCTGTGAACTCTATCTTTAAATTCACCAATAGCTTCAGTTAACTGTTTAAGATGCTGCTCAGCAGCCTTAGAGACTTCAAATCCAATACTATCATCTACTTCATCTTGAACTTCATTGCTCCACATAGAATTTCTCGACCAAAAATCCTGAGACAACAAAACAGAAAGTTAAATTCCAGTAAGCTTACAGAGTTCGGCAAATGtcaaacaaaagaaagaaaaagaaaaaaatcgagAAAAAACACTGGGAATCTATTTAGGGCAAACCATCTCTTATAAAACTCAAATCACATCACTACTGCATGGATAAGGCTGACAGTGGTTTTAGCATTACAGCTTTACATGTATCTTTTTATAAGGAAAAAAAAAGCATTTTTTAAGGTGCTTCAACCCAACTAATCGTAGTTTTAGTCGCTAACAAAAGATGTTGTTTCATGTAGGATAGCTGCAGTGCAAAATGAAAAACACTACCAGCTTAATGCAGCAGACAGCTCAATAAAAAAATGTAAATTTCTACTTTTTTAAGGTGCAACACCACTAATCGTAGCTTCAGACGCTAGCAAAAGATGTTGTTTCATATGGGATAGCTGTGGTGCAAAAAGAAAGCCACTACCAGCTTCATGCAGCAGACAGATCAAGAATAAAATGTAAATTTTCTGGTTTTTATTACACCTATTAACCCCTGAACCCAACCTCCATCCCTCAGGGCAGAAATGACATCTTGCGAAGATAAAATGTGTTACCTTGAATCTTTTGTTCGCagaaaccaagccaccataatcttTAGTAGCTACAAGTTGTGCACCAACACGTTCCAAGCAAGACTCAACACGAGCATTGACATCGTTCAGAAGCACTAAACTTTTAGCAAATGCATCGTCTGCTACATTAGACACATCAAATAAGACTTTCTTCACCTCGCTGATACTGAATTTCAGCCTTTTCATCTCAGTAAGGTGAAGTTTCTGTTCATCAGAGAATTTTGCCAGATGAGAAAGGGCTTCAACTTTGGCAGAATCTGCAAGATCCCTTTCCCTTGAGAGAATAGAGATTTCGTTATGGGTCCTGGCTAAGTCTTCTTGCAAACCATCATTTCTCTCCTGTACTTCATTCAACTCAGCTAACAGAAGTTTAGCAGCCCTTTTGGATTTCCTTGCTTCCTGCTCGAAAGAAGCTGTGGTGGCATGAAGTTCAGAGCACATCTTTCCAATTCCCTCCAGCTTCAGCAGTGGATCATGAGCATCAACCTCAACACCAGTATCAAACTCACCTAGTTTATTGACAAGCATGCTCAAAGTATGTCCATTCTGCTGTAGAAATTGTTCTGCTTCTAACAGACGATTTTTCAAGGACATGTTTTCGGCTTCAAATGCTTTACATGTTTCTATCTGAAGTGACAGGTCACTTATCTTTTGACCGCACTCCAAAAGAGAATTATCCCGAAGATTAATCTCAGATTTCAATCTATCTATTTCATTTGTTGCCTGTTCAATATTCTGTTTCAAACCATCTCTCTGTTGGACCAGTGACTTGCCTTTCCGAACTGCAAGATTTAGCTTCTCACGGAGAGACACTGACTTCTGTTCTTCCTGATTCAGCAGTTCCTGAAGTTCATCCTTGTTATTATCTAATGTCTCAAGCTTAATCGCCATAGATTGATACTTCTTGAAAAATTCATCTTTTTCTTCTCTAACACGTGCTACTTCATCTAAAGCCTCAGCAAGCTCTGTTCTTAGATCTGCTACATCCTGACCCTCAAGTACCGTGCTCCTCAATGTGGACTCATCCATATTGACAACAGTGTTGATAGGAACATCCGCATTTTCCACCTCTCTCACTGTTACTGCATTTACATTATGTTCAGAGACAGAGTCCTGGACAACTTCCTTTGAAGCATGACTTTCTGTTACAACTCCACTGTCATGAGTCATGAGTTTCCTGATCAACTTTTCCAGGTATTCGACATCACTCACATCAGATAAACCATCTTCTGTCGGAGAATCTTGGAGTACCTCAAGAATCATTCCTTGTAATCTCCTCAACTCACTCTCTACCTGTTGaatataattatcatttttgagctTCTCTATCTGACTTCCCTGCAACATTTCAATATCCTTTCGCAATCTATCAAGATCATGTTCATATTGAGCAACAGTATGCAAGGCTAGCTCATGATCGAAAGTCAAAGCCACTAAGTTACTGGAAAGAATCTCTTTATCATGAAGAACTTCTTGCAAAGAAGATTCAAATTCAGATATTCTTTTTTCTGAATCTTCCAATTGAGAAGACAATGACCCAGAATAATTTTCAAGGCTAAATATCTTCTGTTGATAAGATTTCATAGCTTCATCAGCTACTGACAATGCACTGTCCTTCTCCTGAACAATTGCGTTGAGAGACATTTCTAGCTCAGATATCCTTCTCTGTGATTCGTCCAAATCACCTGAAAGCAACTCGCAATAATCCTCAAGCTTTTCGATTTTCTGCTGTAGTGATCTCATGTGGTGGTCAGCCTCTGACAAGGCAGTTCCCAACCAGTGAATTCTTTCTTCTGGCTCCATGGATCGTATCTGCGGAGGTGTATTGATTCTATCCAAAATCTCCTCCCACCTCTGCACCAAAACATTTCTTTCCATCAATGATTGCTCCAGCATGTCATTTTGTTCAGCTAATTCATAAAACTTTGTTTGCAGCTCATCATATTGTCTCCTCAAATCATCCACAGGATTTAAGGTAGGTTGAACGTCTTCCTTTGCTCCATCCGTAGCAACAAGCCCAGCATCTGAGTACGACCCTCCCCCGACAGAACTTATTTGGTCCCAATCGGCATGCATGAACGAATTACCAGCAGCAGACTTAGCTAACCAATCAACCTTCTCAACAATGTCTTTAGAATGAAAATGATCAGGGAGATCAAGATCTTCCATGATCTCTTCAATTTTCTGAAGAGCAGAATCCTTCATCAGAAATGATTCTCTCAGTGCTGTAGCAGAGTTACGGATGTATGTGAGCTCAGACTCCAGAGCTTCCATTCGTTCACCAGCCTCAGAATAAGACTTCAGTTTCTCTTCGATTTCAAGGATCCTAGAATCTTTCAAAAGTAACTCCTGTGAACATCTCTCCAACTCGTTAGACATCTCAGCCAGAGAATGTTTAAGACCGTCACGTTGAACCACCAAGCCTTTGCCTTTTGCGACAGCGATGCTGAGTTTTTCTCTAACAGAAGCAACTCGCTGCTCTGACTGCTCAAGTTCCTTATTTTTCTCGAGCAACTCTGCGTGGATAACATCACTAGCATTCTTTGCCTGGCTCAAGCTTTCTTTCAGAATAAGCATCTCATTCTCATTCTCAAGATTCAAAGTGTTCAGCTGCTCAATATTGTCTTGCATCTTAGCTAATTCAATCACCCTAGAGTTGCATTCTTCAGTCAATGAGCAGACCCGCTCTTCTGCCTCCTTAAATTTCTGCGTGAGCAACAAGACCGAGGACTGCAAAAGTACAAAAGGTGTGTTATCCAAATCCATATCAGTATCTTGTAACTTCAGTACTTCTTTGACATCCAATACAAGCTTCAATACTGCACCACTATCCAGACAATATTTGTTCAGTTCCTCAATCTCACTTGTTCTGTTCAACAAGTCAGAGTATAACTTTTTGTTTGATTCCTTCAGCTCATGCAGGTCACCGACTAAACTGCCCACTTTTGAAACAACAACCTCATAGTAATCAGCTTCGAATGGATCATGTTGATTGCTATTCAATGGAAGAAACCCACTGTCATTTACGTGCTCGGGAGAGTTATCTAGCAATTTTACAAGATCAGCAGAAACCTTTTTCACCAAATCAAGGGCTAAACGACGTTCTTCATCTACACAATGAAGCTTCTCCGTTACTTGCGTATATGAAGAAGAAAGTGTTTCATAAGCTTCGACTTTTGATGTCAGTTTTTCAATAACTTCACAGGCAGCACAGAGAGAAAACAATAAGTGATCAAGAATAGCTGAGTCATTAGACTCACTTGGAGGAGGGTATTTATCTGCAGAACCAGTCACAGCATCAAGCTTCTCAACTGCTGGATGAATCTGTGAAAGAGTAGATTTCCATACTCTCTCAACTGAAAAAATATTCTGTTTCATTTCGCGTTGCAGAGTTTCAATTTCATCATAGACAGTCGAAACCACTCCATCAGAGCTGCTTCGAATTTCTTTCAGAAGAACCTGCATCTCACTGATTCTAGAATTACTGGTGGCCAACTTGTCATGGAGCTCAACACTTTGCAATTTTTGTGCCCCATATTCTCGGTTCAAGGCATCTAGAAGATTTTCAAGATGAATTTTGTTTGCTTCACCATCATGTGCATGCTGATTCATAGCTCCACAAAGAACTTCAAGCTCGATGTTCCTCACTTCAAGATTATTACATATTCCCTTCAATGATTCAATTTCAACCTCAAGCTCCCGACGAGAAACATCAGCTGCATTACACCGAATTTTTTCATTCGAGAAAAATGCATCCGCAAGTTCTACATGCTGAGCAAGTGTCTTAAGCACACATCTTAAGTGGCTAATTTGTCCCTTTGCCACCAGATAGGGATCAGAAGGAACCAGATTGTCAGTTGAGGGATTTATTTCAGGGTCTGGATTGTCAACGTTGActtttgattcaaaagcttgaaTCAGTTTTGAAACACCAGGAGTTGCATTTCTACTTATAGAGCGACTAAGGGTTACCGAGTGAGAATGCATTTCGTCTGTAGCATTTTCAAGTTTATGCATCAAATTCTCAGCTTCTTCCAAGCAACCCTTCATCACTACAACTCTAGTACCATTATGGAAATCTGGACTCAGCTCATTAACTTCTGTACTATCACAGACATCTTTAGGATCACGGATGATCGATGGAATCACAGTTTCAGCATCATCTTTAGCAGAAATTTCCTCAGAGCTGCAACCATCAGCTAATTTCGTATGAGCTACAGATCCCATTCCAGCAGATGAAATATGAATGTGCCGGCCATCAGCCTCAGATATCTTCGCTTTGTAGATTTCCAAGCTGCTTTGAAGAATAATATTCTCCTCGGCCAGTTGTTCAATTTGAGACAATGCTTCTCCTAAATAAACTTCAAACTGCCCGTTTTTCTGGTGCTGTATCAAAAAATTATCTTGAAAAACAACAAGCTCTACTGAAAGGCGTTCAATCTCCTCAATGACAGACTCGTCATGGTCTATCTGCTTCTTATGCTCACCATTCATAGCTGGAAGGCTTCTACTCAAATCATTATTTTCATGTTGCAATGTCATCAACTGATGCCTGCAATCTACCAAGTCATCTGAGAGCACCTCTTTGTCTTGAACAAGAACCAAATTTTCTTGGTGTTGTACCGACAGCTTATCTTGGAAATAAACAAGCTCTGCCGATAGCCGCTCAATCTCCTGAATAAGGAACTCCTCATGGTCCTTCTGCTTAATATGCTCCTCATTCATAGCTGCAAGGTTCCTGTTCACATCAGAATTTTCCTGTTGCAATGCCGTCAATTGAAGCCTGTAATCCACCAAGTCTCTTGAAAGCACTTCTTTCTCTTGAAAAAGAATCAAGTTTTCCTCCTCAAACTTTATCCTCTCATCAGTTGCAGAAGCAAGGTTTCCTTTCAATTCTTCAATTTCCTGATGTAAAGCAGCCAATTGAGTATTGCCATGGTCAGAGTCTGCAGAAACAATGGACAAGCGACTCATCGCTTCATCCAATTTTATTCTAAGCTCGTGAACTGTAGCAGAAAATCCCATCGCTTCTTCCTTTGCAGAATGATATAGGTCCTGAAATTCCATTTTCTCACTGACAGCAGCCTCCAGCTCAGATCTACACTGAGAAAGCTCAGCAGCAAGGATTTTGTTATTTTGCTCAAGATTTATAAGGGATCTGCTAAGCACAGAtgtttcatcaaacaccaaacgGTGTTTGTGATCAGAACCGAGGAGTTGTTTATGCTGCTCGAGGAGTTGCAAGTGGAAAAAATCTTTTGAGATGTTTGAAAGATAAAGTTGCTCCTGGAGTGTCTGAGGAAGATCAGCCGTAACAGTTTGGGAAACATCAAGATTAACATGATCTGCTGTTTTTCTCGACTGTATCAGATATCTAAAATCACCTTCAGGCAGTTTCCTTAGCACCTCAGCAAGTTGAACCAGGTCTAAAGATTGCCTTTCTCCCCATGAAGATATGTCTTTCTCGTCAGCAGAATCTACAACAGTCGGTTTAGACATACTTTCTGGACGTTCAACCTCAATATCAGTACAAGCCTCAGGCTGAGGTACATTTTCACATTCAATAGAAACTTTCCTATCTGAATCAGTTTGATTTTCATCCTCGAGATTTGCTTGTTGATCAGGCACCCTCTCGTTTGATAACCCGGCCATCACATCAAATCCTAGCTGATTTACATTAGAAGGATTATCTGTAAAAGCTTCAGCAGGCACACCCATTGCCTCAACAGGAACAGAATCCCCGAGTATATTATGATTTATTTCAGAATCATTGATGCCAACAGAAGATACGTCAAAGCCCCGCTCAAATACTGTCAACAGCTCCAGATTATCTTTCTGATCATGGTATGTCGGACCATAACTGTCGGCTTCCTGAATTGCCCCTACCCAGAAACAAACGAAAGCAAAATTATACATCAATTCACCCGTAACCCGGAAATAGTAATAGTGACTTCAAGTTGATATGATATGAGATGAAAATGACAAGGAAACACGAGAATGAAGAGGAGAGAAGGTACAACCTACGTTTGATACCTGATCTGCCTCCTGCAGCCTCTCTTCTTCAGCAGCAACTGTATAAGAGCCTATTTCAACTTGATGTTTATCCGTCTGACCATCCCCTTCACCGGTGGGACCATGAGAGCTGATCTCTGGCACAACAAGCTCTGATCTTGGCTGATCAATATGACCATCCGAAACAGGTAAGTCAGCAGATGAGCCTGCAGAATGAGCCAAAACCTCCACAGCATCCTGGTGCAAGGGACGTGATTCAGAATGTTGTGAGAATTCGGCATTCAAGTTATCAACTACATTGAGGTCAGCATCCTTATGTTGAGATTGACTAGCGCCCTTCCCATCTTTACCTTTACTATCCTTTTTCTTACGGTATTGCTGAAGCTGTGATAACGCGCAAAAGTCAAAGACGATCCAAAACCCGAAACTAAACCAAAGAGTCACGTATCACACTACTCATATCAAGCCACCCTGATTTGTGGCAGACAGAGAATGTCGGCAGGTACATGACTGTAAATCGGGTCTTATTTGCTCATATTTTTTTACAGAGAACAAAGTAATTACGGTATACAAAACTAAGTCAGAATCGGTTAATAGGATTGCTAATACTTTGGCGCATACTGGAATTAAATAGAGAAATAATGAGGAAAAAGGAGAGAATAGGAAACCT is a genomic window containing:
- the LOC141627427 gene encoding uncharacterized protein LOC141627427 isoform X5, whose amino-acid sequence is MGVPAEAFTDNPSNVNQLGFDVMAGLSNERVPDQQANLEDENQTDSDRKVSIECENVPQPEACTDIEVERPESMSKPTVVDSADEKDISSWGERQSLDLVQLAEVLRKLPEGDFRYLIQSRKTADHVNLDVSQTVTADLPQTLQEQLYLSNISKDFFHLQLLEQHKQLLGSDHKHRLVFDETSVLSRSLINLEQNNKILAAELSQCRSELEAAVSEKMEFQDLYHSAKEEAMGFSATVHELRIKLDEAMSRLSIVSADSDHGNTQLAALHQEIEELKGNLASATDERIKFEEENLILFQEKEVLSRDLVDYRLQLTALQQENSDVNRNLAAMNEEHIKQKDHEEFLIQEIERLSAELVYFQDKLSVQHQENLVLVQDKEVLSDDLVDCRHQLMTLQHENNDLSRSLPAMNGEHKKQIDHDESVIEEIERLSVELVVFQDNFLIQHQKNGQFEVYLGEALSQIEQLAEENIILQSSLEIYKAKISEADGRHIHISSAGMGSVAHTKLADGCSSEEISAKDDAETVIPSIIRDPKDVCDSTEVNELSPDFHNGTRVVVMKGCLEEAENLMHKLENATDEMHSHSVTLSRSISRNATPGVSKLIQAFESKVNVDNPDPEINPSTDNLVPSDPYLVAKGQISHLRCVLKTLAQHVELADAFFSNEKIRCNAADVSRRELEVEIESLKGICNNLEVRNIELEVLCGAMNQHAHDGEANKIHLENLLDALNREYGAQKLQSVELHDKLATSNSRISEMQVLLKEIRSSSDGVVSTVYDEIETLQREMKQNIFSVERVWKSTLSQIHPAVEKLDAVTGSADKYPPPSESNDSAILDHLLFSLCAACEVIEKLTSKVEAYETLSSSYTQVTEKLHCVDEERRLALDLVKKVSADLVKLLDNSPEHVNDSGFLPLNSNQHDPFEADYYEVVVSKVGSLVGDLHELKESNKKLYSDLLNRTSEIEELNKYCLDSGAVLKLVLDVKEVLKLQDTDMDLDNTPFVLLQSSVLLLTQKFKEAEERVCSLTEECNSRVIELAKMQDNIEQLNTLNLENENEMLILKESLSQAKNASDVIHAELLEKNKELEQSEQRVASVREKLSIAVAKGKGLVVQRDGLKHSLAEMSNELERCSQELLLKDSRILEIEEKLKSYSEAGERMEALESELTYIRNSATALRESFLMKDSALQKIEEIMEDLDLPDHFHSKDIVEKVDWLAKSAAGNSFMHADWDQISSVGGGSYSDAGLVATDGAKEDVQPTLNPVDDLRRQYDELQTKFYELAEQNDMLEQSLMERNVLVQRWEEILDRINTPPQIRSMEPEERIHWLGTALSEADHHMRSLQQKIEKLEDYCELLSGDLDESQRRISELEMSLNAIVQEKDSALSVADEAMKSYQQKIFSLENYSGSLSSQLEDSEKRISEFESSLQEVLHDKEILSSNLVALTFDHELALHTVAQYEHDLDRLRKDIEMLQGSQIEKLKNDNYIQQVESELRRLQGMILEVLQDSPTEDGLSDVSDVEYLEKLIRKLMTHDSGVVTESHASKEVVQDSVSEHNVNAVTVREVENADVPINTVVNMDESTLRSTVLEGQDVADLRTELAEALDEVARVREEKDEFFKKYQSMAIKLETLDNNKDELQELLNQEEQKSVSLREKLNLAVRKGKSLVQQRDGLKQNIEQATNEIDRLKSEINLRDNSLLECGQKISDLSLQIETCKAFEAENMSLKNRLLEAEQFLQQNGHTLSMLVNKLGEFDTGVEVDAHDPLLKLEGIGKMCSELHATTASFEQEARKSKRAAKLLLAELNEVQERNDGLQEDLARTHNEISILSRERDLADSAKVEALSHLAKFSDEQKLHLTEMKRLKFSISEVKKVLFDVSNVADDAFAKSLVLLNDVNARVESCLERVGAQLVATKDYGGLVSANKRFKDFWSRNSMWSNEVQDEVDDSIGFEVSKAAEQHLKQLTEAIGEFKDRVHSRSMSLRTEVDQFNDAVTTMLGVVDSQRNSLELVKGQKIHLESIMNERDMEGAVLRKSLSLLYEACCSSITEIKNRKAQLNGQSLASADFSVNLPSLPSFEGGFFYGSSLSSSEECIKALTEILIEAVKDFVHIESEDRESRTKEMRSIVLDLQKELQEKDIQRERICMELVGQIKEAESTAANYSRDLRSANEYAHELESKMETMGKEQTLLEQRIVELQREHVSSIELGEKVKAMNTIVAAKEQEIETLMQALDEEENQMEALRSKVEELESTLQQKNSELEHVEAYRAKAAKKLSITVSKFDELHRMSEGLLSEIEGLQSQLQDRDSEISFLRQEVTRCTNDALEASKMSKEQSYADLHEFLAWLDITLSHVLMRDAHDGDDISKNYAQCKENLQKDITSIISELEDSRIAAQNKDALLQAERNKVDELSRRKVALELSLNEKDLHLNSLQGAGISGLGTSEIVELEPMANKWTAPVASSTSQVRNWRKTNSDQVSIAIDTDAATSGRFEDEDDDKVHGFKSLTTSRFVPKFTRPVSDMMDGLWVSCDRALMRQPAFRLGIMFYWVLLHAMLASIMI
- the LOC141627427 gene encoding uncharacterized protein LOC141627427 isoform X3; translation: MDKKSNRTDLLAAGRKKLQQYRKKKDSKGKDGKGASQSQHKDADLNVVDNLNAEFSQHSESRPLHQDAVEVLAHSAGSSADLPVSDGHIDQPRSELVVPEISSHGPTGEGDGQTDKHQVEIGSYTVAAEEERLQEADQEADSYGPTYHDQKDNLELLTVFERGFDVSSVGINDSEINHNILGDSVPVEAMGVPAEAFTDNPSNVNQLGFDVMAGLSNERVPDQQANLEDENQTDSDRKVSIECENVPQPEACTDIEVERPESMSKPTVVDSADEKDISSWGERQSLDLVQLAEVLRKLPEGDFRYLIQSRKTADHVNLDVSQTVTADLPQTLQEQLYLSNISKDFFHLQLLEQHKQLLGSDHKHRLVFDETSVLSRSLINLEQNNKILAAELSQCRSELEAAVSEKMEFQDLYHSAKEEAMGFSATVHELRIKLDEAMSRLSIVSADSDHGNTQLAALHQEIEELKGNLASATDERIKFEEENLILFQEKEVLSRDLVDYRLQLTALQQENSDVNRNLAAMNEEHIKQKDHEEFLIQEIERLSAELVYFQDKLSVQHQENLVLVQDKEVLSDDLVDCRHQLMTLQHENNDLSRSLPAMNGEHKKQIDHDESVIEEIERLSVELVVFQDNFLIQHQKNGQFEVYLGEALSQIEQLAEENIILQSSLEIYKAKISEADGRHIHISSAGMGSVAHTKLADGCSSEEISAKDDAETVIPSIIRDPKDVCDSTEVNELSPDFHNGTRVVVMKGCLEEAENLMHKLENATDEMHSHSVTLSRSISRNATPGVSKLIQAFESKVNVDNPDPEINPSTDNLVPSDPYLVAKGQISHLRCVLKTLAQHVELADAFFSNEKIRCNAADVSRRELEVEIESLKGICNNLEVRNIELEVLCGAMNQHAHDGEANKIHLENLLDALNREYGAQKLQSVELHDKLATSNSRISEMQVLLKEIRSSSDGVVSTVYDEIETLQREMKQNIFSVERVWKSTLSQIHPAVEKLDAVTGSADKYPPPSESNDSAILDHLLFSLCAACEVIEKLTSKVEAYETLSSSYTQVTEKLHCVDEERRLALDLVKKVSADLVKLLDNSPEHVNDSGFLPLNSNQHDPFEADYYEVVVSKVGSLVGDLHELKESNKKLYSDLLNRTSEIEELNKYCLDSGAVLKLVLDVKEVLKLQDTDMDLDNTPFVLLQSSVLLLTQKFKEAEERVCSLTEECNSRVIELAKMQDNIEQLNTLNLENENEMLILKESLSQAKNASDVIHAELLEKNKELEQSEQRVASVREKLSIAVAKGKGLVVQRDGLKHSLAEMSNELERCSQELLLKDSRILEIEEKLKSYSEAGERMEALESELTYIRNSATALRESFLMKDSALQKIEEIMEDLDLPDHFHSKDIVEKVDWLAKSAAGNSFMHADWDQISSVGGGSYSDAGLVATDGAKEDVQPTLNPVDDLRRQYDELQTKFYELAEQNDMLEQSLMERNVLVQRWEEILDRINTPPQIRSMEPEERIHWLGTALSEADHHMRSLQQKIEKLEDYCELLSGDLDESQRRISELEMSLNAIVQEKDSALSVADEAMKSYQQKIFSLENYSGSLSSQLEDSEKRISEFESSLQEVLHDKEILSSNLVALTFDHELALHTVAQYEHDLDRLRKDIEMLQGSQIEKLKNDNYIQQVESELRRLQGMILEVLQDSPTEDGLSDVSDVEYLEKLIRKLMTHDSGVVTESHASKEVVQDSVSEHNVNAVTVREVENADVPINTVVNMDESTLRSTVLEGQDVADLRTELAEALDEVARVREEKDEFFKKYQSMAIKLETLDNNKDELQELLNQEEQKSVSLREKLNLAVRKGKSLVQQRDGLKQNIEQATNEIDRLKSEINLRDNSLLECGQKISDLSLQIETCKAFEAENMSLKNRLLEAEQFLQQNGHTLSMLVNKLGEFDTGVEVDAHDPLLKLEGIGKMCSELHATTASFEQEARKSKRAAKLLLAELNEVQERNDGLQEDLARTHNEISILSRERDLADSAKVEALSHLAKFSDEQKLHLTEMKRLKFSISEVKKVLFDVSNVADDAFAKSLVLLNDVNARVESCLERVGAQLVATKDYGGLVSANKRFKDFWSRNSMWSNEVQDEVDDSIGFEVSKAAEQHLKQLTEAIGEFKDRVHSRSMSLRTEVDQFNDAVTTMLGVVDSQRNSLELVKGQKIHLESIMNERDMEGAVLRKSLSLLYEACCSSITEIKNRKAQLNGQSLASADFSVNLPSLPSFEGGFFYGSSLSSSEECIKALTEILIEAVKDFVHIESEDRESRTKEMRSIVLDLQKELQEKDIQRERICMELVGQIKEAESTAANYSRDLRSANEYAHELESKMETMGKEQTLLEQRIVELQREHVSSIELGEKVKAMNTIVAAKEQEIETLMQALDEEENQMEALRSKVEELESTLQQKNSELEHVEAYRAKAAKKLSITVSKFDELHRMSEGLLSEIEGLQSQLQDRDSEISFLRQEVTRCTNDALEASKMSKEQSYADLHEFLAWLDITLSHVLMRDAHDGDDISKNYAQCKENLQKDITSIISELEDSRIAAQNKDALLQAERNKVDELSRRKVALELSLNEKDLHLNSLQGAGISGLGTSEIVELEPMANKWTAPVASSTSQVRNWRKTNSDQVSIAIDTDAATSGRFEDEDDDKVHGFKSLTTSRFVPKFTRPVSDMMDGLWVSCDRALMRQPAFRLGIMFYWVLLHAMLASIMI